TTGCAACCAGCCTGTCAGGTGATTACGGGAGGGTGAGCAAGTGAGGGTGGGTCAGACGAGGGATTTTGACAATTGCAGAAATTATATTATTATAACAAAACGTACGTCCCTACATCGAGATGGAGTGGCACATGACCACGAGTACGCGCACCCCCTTATCGCCGGCCGCACTGCGAGTGTGGGGCGACCTGCTCCGCGCCGCCAACGGCGTCGAGCAGCCGGGCCACGCGGTCTTCCAGAAGCTGCTCGACTTCGGCTTCCAGCCGGCGGACCTGCCGGCCACGATTGGCGAGTTCGTGGCCAAGGTGGTCGGCGGCGAGCTGGGCCGTGACCTCGGCCCACTGCAGCAGGGTCTGGCCGCCGCCCGGGCCCTCACCCCGGAGGAGCTCACCGCCCGCGTCGACGCGCGCCACCAGCGGCAGCTCGAGGACTATCGGCAGCAGCTCACCGAGCTGAACGAGGCCCGGTCCCGGCTGCAGAAAATCACGGCCGCCGAACCGCCGACCCCCGAGCCGGGCGACCCCACCACGGTCGTGTTCCTGTACACCACCTGGGAGCAGGCGCTCGGGCACGCCCGGGGAATCGTGCGGGAGCTCGAGGAGGCGCTCCCGGCCTCCGAGCCGGTTCGGCAGAGCGAGGCCGCCTACGAGGAGGCGCTCGTCCACCGGCTGGAGGAGGACCTCCGCGCCAACGAGTACCAGAACACCCAGACCGCCATGGGCTGGGCCACGGCCTACCAGAACGCCCTGGCCATCGCAGCCTGGGTCCTCACCCTCAAGCTCGATGACGGCGGAGCCGACTGAACAACCCATCCTGTCCGCCCTAGCGGCGCCTCCCCACACCCGGGGAGGCGCCGCTCGACACGTTAAATCCCTGCTACAATAGCCCCATGATTGCAACTCTGCGTGGCGTCGTCACCGAAAAGCTCGAAACCAGCCTCGTACTCGAAGCGGGCGGCGTCGGCTACGAATTATTCGTCACGGTCGACGAATGGGGGAGTGCCGAGCTTGGTGCCGTGGCCACGTATTACATCTCCGAGCAAATTCGCGAAGATGCGCACAATCTCTACGCCTTTAGCGCCCGCGCCTCCAAGCAACTCTTCGCCCAACTCATCGCCGTCAACGGCGTCGGCCCCAAAGTGGCGCTGCAAATTCTCTCGGCCGCCGGCGAATCGCGCCTTCGCCAAGCCATTAACTCCAACGACCCCGCACTGCTCAAGGGCATCACCGGCGTCGGTCCCAAAACCGCCCACCGCGTCATCATGGAGCTGCGCGGTAAAGTAGAGGAGGGGAGCGCCGGCCTCGCGCCGGTGGCCGACCCCACCTACCAGGGCCTCGTGGCGCTCGGTTACACGCCCGCGCAGGCCACCGCCGCCGTCGCGCAGATTCCCGCCGACATCTCAGGTGACCAATCCCGCCTCAAAGCCGCCCTCAAGCAGGTCAAATAAATGCCGGTACCAATCCTCAAAGTCGCCGCCAAAGCCGTCATCCTAGACCCCGCCGGCCAAGTGCTCATCCTGCGCGAAGGCCCGGCCGGCGACGGCAACACTAATGTCGGCCGCTACCAACTACCCGGCGGCAAGCTCGAACCCGGCGAGGCCTTCGCCGACGGCTTGGCGCGCGAGATCAAAGAGGAGACCGGCCTCACCGTCGAGGTCATCCGGCCGCTGCATGTCGGCGAGTGGCGGCCGCATGTCCATGGCCAAACCCTGCAGATTGTTGGTATATTTATGCTCTGCCGCACCGAGGTTACAGACATTACCCTCAGCGACGAACACGACGATCATCAATGGATCGATCCCGCCCAGCGTCACCATTACGACCTCATGCCCCCGGAAGACGCCGTGATCGATCAGCTTATATCAGAATAGACGCCAGCTACCCCCGTACGGTACGCTAAACACACCCATGTCACCCAAGCCATCAGCCCCCAACCCTAGCGCCCGCCGCCTCCTCGACGCCCTCAGTATCGTCGCCAATGTTTCGGCTGTCGTCGGCGTGTTTCAGAACAAGTCGCATATCATTATCATTATCGCCGCCTCCCTGGCGCTTGCGACCGGCGCATACCTGCTGATCGGGCGCTGGGGCAAGCCGCTCGGTCGCCAAGCCGCCTTCGTCATCCTCATGATGCTCGCGGGCAGTTCCACGCTGGCCGTCTCCATCGACCGCCTCGTTCTCGGCACGCCGTCTCAGCCCATTTTCGGCCCCCCAGCGAGCCCCACGCCGTCGGTCGCTCCCAGTTCTTCCCCCAGTCCCACGCCCAAACCCCTCTTCAGCGGCGCCATCACGCTCACTAGCGGAGACGCCATCGACCTCGAAGCCGGCGGACGGATCACGCCCAATCAATCCCTCGCCACCGGCTCAAATGACCTATTCCTCAATGACACCAACGGCCTCGCCGCCAACGCCGACCACGCCGACTTTTACAGCGCGACCAACACATCCGAAAGCGAGGCCTATGCCCGCTGTGTATATCTCATTACCAACGACAAATACCGTTCACTTGGTGCGTATTATGTGAGCGCCAACGACCAATATTGTTTCAAAACCTCCGACGGCCACATCGCCTGGTTTCGCAGCGTTCAGTCCGAAACCCACAAGAAAGTTTTGAGCATTCGCGTTTGGGATAAATAATCCGGCCCCACCCACCCGTTGCATATTCGCTTTTTGTTCGGTATAATGGACTCAGTCCATAAGATATACTGACATTCAGAAGGGGTAGAAATATGTCTCTCACACGCGAAGACCTAGGCCAAATCCAAACCATCATCAACGATGCCACCAAGGGGCTGGCAACGCGAGAAGAGCTCAAGGCAGTCACTGCAAAGCTGGCTACCAAAGCCGATTTGAGGATAGAGCTCGATCGCATGGAGTCTCGGATCACCACTAGTATGGGCTTGCTCGAACGCGACACCCTGAGCCGCCTCGACCAGCACGAAGCCCGCATCGCCCGACTGGAGCAGGCGCGCAGCTAGCCCCGCGCCACGCCAGGAATCTTCAACGCATCCCACTATCGATAGTAACCCGGTTTTTGGTAAGGTAATTTTGCGTAGTCATCCGAGTCCTGTAGGAGGACGCATGTCAGTAGGTCTGCTCGAACGCCCGGGTCCGGACGCCCTCCCGCGTCCCGAGACCTGGGCGGAATGGCTCACCGATCGCGCCGCCCGGCTCGAGGACTTTCTGCGCCGGCGCTCCGAGGAGCTGTTCGTCGGCGATCAGTTCGTCGCCCTGTGGCTCCCGGCTCGCCCGGGAATCACCTTCCACTACAAGTCCCGAGCCACGCTCGACCGGTTCAAGGAGGCGCCAGCCCCGCGGGCGGTCATCGCGGCCCATCGCCAGCAGTACGGCCTCACCGAGGCGGCCGCCCAGCTCCACTGGCGCGAGCTCATGCGCTACTTCGCCCTGGGCACCGTGTTCTCGTTCCCCTTCGGCATGACCTCGGAGGTGATCGACCACATCTGGCACGAGCTAGTGGAGCGCGACAACCACGGCGCGTGGGCTCGACAGGTCAGCCGCGTCGGCATCGGCCACCAACCCAGTGGCTCCGGCGACCCCGACCTCAACACCGACGGGCTCTTCCGGCTGGCCTACCGGCTGACCTTCAAGGAGGAGGCGCCGCATCACCTCTGGCCGCGCGATGGAGCATCATCGTGCTTCTTCTGTCCCAGCCCGGACGAGCCGGCGCCGCCTCGGCGACCGATCGAACCAGCTCCCTGGCCGTCGCAGTCGGCCGGCGAGGCGCTCTGCGGTCGCGTAAGCCGCGGGCTGACCAATGACTGGTGGCGGCACGTTCCGCCGCTTTCGGCCACGGCCTAGCCCATGCGGCCCGGCCCCTCGAGTGGGGGCCGGGCCGTAAAACCAACAAAATCACCAATCTCCTGCGGCGACCCCGGCCCCCAGATCGCTCGCGCCTGATACAATACTGGTATGATCGAGCGCATCGTCAATCCCGAAGTCCCCGAATCGCCCGCGGCCGAGGCCGAAGAGCGGACGCTCGAGACGTTGCGCCCCAAGTCCTTCGCCGCCTACGTGGGCCAAAACCTGCTCAAGCAAAACCTCAAACTCGCCATCGACGCCGCCAAGCACCGGGGCGAGCCGGTCGACCACATCCTGCTCTACGGCCCGCCCGGCCTCGGCAAAACCACCATGGCCGGCGTCATCGCCACCGAGCTGGGCGCCAATCTGCGCGTCACGAGCGGCCCCGCCATCGAGCGCGCCGGCGACCTCGCCAGCCTCCTCACCAACCTGGCCGACGGCGATGTGCTGTTCATCGACGAGATCCACCGCCTCCCCAAAACCGTCGAAGAAGTGATGTACCCCGCCATGGAAGACTTCGGCCTCGACGTCATGCTCGGCAAGGGCCCGTCCGCCAAATCCATTCGCCTCGACCTCCCGCGCTTCACCATCATCGGCGCCACCACCCGCGCCGGCGCCCTCAGCGCCCCCCTGCGCGACCGTTTCGGCCATGTCCACCGGCTCGAGTACTACTCGCCACCCGAAATGATCGAGGTCATCGAGCGCGCCGCCGGCATCCTAGGCGTCAAGCTGGCTCGCGACGCCTCCGAAGAAATCTCCACCCGCGCCCGCCTCACCCCGCGTATCGCCAATCGCCTCCTCAAGCGCGTGCGCGACTACGCGCAGGTCAACCAGGTCGACACTATCACGCGCAAAGAGGCCCGCGCCGCCCTCCACCTCCTCGAAATTGATGACCTCGGCCTCGACAACGCCGACCGCCAGCTCCTCCAGGCCATCATCACCCACTACGCCGGCGGCCCGGTCGGCCTCACCACGCTAGCCGCCATCTGCTCCGAGGAAGCCACCACCATCGAGGACGTCTACGAACCCTACCTCATGCAAATCGGCATGCTTGAGCGCACCTCGCGCGGCCGCCGTGTCACCCCCAAAGCTTACACGCACCTCGGCCTCACCCCGCCGGCCGCACCGTGAAGCTCAAAAACGTCGAGTCAATCGCAAAATACGGCGGCATCATCGCCGTAGTATTTGAATGGTCGGCCTTGCTGTCTTTCTATCTCAGCCAACCGTCGGCTTTCAACGGTGCGCACCCCATCAGCTACTTCGCCTCATTACCGCAGACAAGATTCATCTTTAGTCTCTGTTACTGCGTTGCTGCCCTAAGCTTCTGGGTTTTTACCAAATACCATCTCAATAAATATTTGCAGACGCCCGTTAGATTATTCACGGTGTCCATGCTCGGTTTTGCCGCCGTAGCTCTGTTGCCGTTCAATCCTGATAGCCGACTCTTAATGGGTCTACATAATTTCGCATTTCTCATATTCGCAACCACATTCCTGGCCGGCATGTATCTAATGGCAAAACGTAGTAAAGATCGAGTATTTAGTACGGTGTCATTCGCACTTATAGCGTTGGGCTGCCTCTTGCTCGCGACGTTCGCGACGCTGCAAAGTACTTCGTTTGTCTTAATGAGTGAAGTTGGATGGGGGCTCGTCTGCCAATTATGGATATTATGGGTAAGTTACCATAGCTACCGGCTCGGACCTCGCTAACCCCCAACTCTCACGCCCGACCCTCACCGCGCACCCCAAACATTCGCCAAAATCTCGCTTCACCTGTATCCTTCAGCCAGGAGCTCCAATGAAGATCGACCACATCAACATCGTTGTCCGAGACCTCGATACCGCAGCAGATTTCTTCGCGGATATTGGCTTTGAGGTCATCAAACGAGACCAGCTCGAGGGACAGTGGATCGATCAAATAGTCGACTTGCGGGGCGTCAAAGCCGAGTTTATCGCCATGGCAATCCCCGGCGCCGAAACCAAGCTTGAGCTTATCCGCTACGACGCCCCGGCCGGGACCGGCGATCCTCTCATCGGCCAAGCCAATCAAATCGGACTCAGGCACCTGGCCTTCGAAGTAAAGGGCATCGAGGGCATAGTAGCGAAGCTTAAGTCGAAAAACGTGACATTCCTAAGTGATATCCAGGTCTATAACGTCACCAAAAAACTGTGCTATTTTTACGGACCGGAAGGTATTTTGCTCGAACTGGCAGAGTATTCCAAATAAGTATGAGCAAACCCACCCTTACCCAAAACCTCGCCCATGCCGAAGCCATCAAGCGCGAGATGACAGAGCTGTTGCGCGAGCTCGAATCCCGCGCGACTGGCAAATCAGTGCCCGGCAAACCTGGCGGCTGGCGCCACCATCCCGTCGAGTGGGCGGCCCAAAACCTGTCCCAAACCCCGGTACCGCCTACTTAAACGGGTCGCTCTTGCCCAGATCGCCCACCGGCACGCCACCCTCCACCACATCCAGGCTCTTCACCGCGTCAATCGTCGCCTTGTCGAACACCACCTTCGTCGCCGGATTGGCCGTAGCCACCGGAGTAGGGTCGGGGCCAACATTGAGGGCCGCATTCAGCACGTATGCGGTATACGCAAACACCCCCACCAGCGCCAGCCCAAAGATGTACGGCTGCAGCCGCCGCACGATCGGCAGCCACTTCTTAAAATCCAAATCGAGCTTAAGGTTCATGTTCATGGCTTTATATAGGCATTAAGTGCAATCGCGTACACGATCGGTTTTGATTTATCAGGCCGGCTAATGGCGAGGTTGGTGATGTTGGTGAAACGGTTGAGTTTCTCAACCTTGGCCGTAAAATTCTGCAATTGATCGTACGACCCCGACAGCTGAAAACTAATCGGCAGCGCCAGCACCGTCCCGCTCTTCACCGTCTGCGAAGTCCCGGTGGGCAGACCCACGGGGCTGGGCATATTCACACTCGCAATCGCCAGCCCCTGCTGGGCCGCGATGTTTTGCAGCTGAGCCAAAATCTCGGTTTGCTTCTTGTCGCGCGGCAAGGCTTCGTCAAGCAGCGACAAAATCGGCACAATGTCGCGGTCGTATTGGCGTTTAAGCCGGCTGAGCGTCTCGATCTGCCGATCGGCGTCGGCCTGCGCCGCCAATCCCACCGAAAGTTGCTGCGAGCTAGCCGTCACTTGCTGCAAAGCAAAGTAGTAGCCCACCCCGGCCAGCAGCACCGTCCCGCCAAAAACCCCGAGCAATACCAAGAAAAACTGCTTCGGTTTCATTTGGCTTGCCCCGGCTTAAACGCCACCACCACACTGGTCTGATAACTGCCGCTGGTGTTGGAGCTGATCGTTTCCAGGTCGGCGTTGGCGATCCGCGGCGAGGTGATGAGCGCGTTGCGAAACGCCAGCGCGCCGGCGTAGCTGGCCGCCGTCACCGTGATCCGCACCGCCGTCTTGTCGTCGCCCGTGAGCGTCATGCTGTCGATCGACACCCCCTGCGGCACCACCTTGGCGATATCCGCCACCACCGACGAAAACCGCGTCTGGCTCACCTGCACGTACTTGATCGCCGCCAGCCGGTCGCTCGCGTCCTTGGCCTTGGGCGTGAAGGTCTTGTTGAGAGCCGCAATCGTGGCCTGCTTTTCGGCCACATCATTCGCCACGGCGGTAGTTTGCTGGTGGAGCAGGTAGAGGCTGCCCGCAAAGATTACCCCGAGCACCACCGCCACCGCCACCGATGTCCGCACATACACAATTGCAATCCGGTTGAGCTTGGCGTAGCGAATCTGCTCTTTTTGATCGGGCGGCAAGAGGTTGATCACAGCTTGCCCTCCAGCCGCGCCAGCCCGATCGCCGAGGTGTACATGGGCGCGTCATACTTCGATACCGGCTCCACATGCTTCATATCGAGGCCCATCCACGGATCGGCCAGCACCACCGGCACGTTAATTTCCGCCGCCATATACTCCAAAAATCCCGGCATGCTGGCGCTGCCGCCGCCCACGATGATCGCCTCAATCTTGCGCTTCTGAGCACCCCGGTCCTGGTAAAACTTCATCACCCGCCGCATCTCGTCGCACATCTTCTTCAGCGGCACGCCCAGACTGGCCATCACTTTGGGCTGCAGTCCCGACGGCCCCAGCCCAAATTTATATTTAATTTCATTGGCCTGCTCGCGGCCCACTCCCAGGTCCTTCACGAGCTGCTGGGTGAGGCTGTCGCCCCCCAGTGGCACCGTATCGGTCAGCCGGATCACCTTGTCGTGCACCGTCAGGTCGATCGAGGTCGAGCCGATGTCGGCCACCAGCGTCGGCTTGCCCAGCTGCGTCGAGGCCACGATCGCGCGCGTCGTGGCTGCCATACTCGAATCTACCAGCGCCACCTCCAGCCCCAGCAGATCAAACAATTTGATGTAGCTATCCACGATCGCCCGCGGCGCCGCTACCATCAGCACCTCATTGCGCTCGGCGCCCGCTTCGATCGTTTCGTAGTCGATGTAGAGGTCGGGCAGCGGCACCGGAATGTACTGCTCCGCCTCCAACCGCACCGCCTGCCCCAAATCCGCCGGGTTCATCGGCGGCAGCTCTAGCACGCGTGTAAACACTTTGGCCACCGGCAAGCTAGCCGCCACCCGCGTGGCCGTGATTTGGCCGTAGGTGGTTTTCTTGAGCAACGGCTTGATCGCTTTCACGATCTCCTGGGGGTCCACCACAATGCCTTCCACGATCGCGTCATCGGGGAATTGCGCGTAGCCGTAGCCCATCACCTCCATCGTTTTGCCGCTGGGCCGCAGCTGAATCATCTTGGCCGTGCGCGTTCCCAGATCAAACCCGAAAATCGGCCGTTCCCGGTACACCAAGGGCACCCGCATCATACTGATATAACCATAGCCATTATGCGTATTGTATCACTTTGCCCTTGTCATGGGTTATACAGCTGCTCGCGCCAATTTAAAATCGAATAATTCCCCGTGGTTGGATATTGCGGCGGAGGAGCATAAATAAGGTTCGAGTCGAAATTTGTCGCTGTGGTGCCCCAGCCCGAAACCAGCGTCCCCGACCCATTCACATACCCCCACGTCCAAAACAAGAACGTCGCAATCGCACCATAAAACGTCAACGTACCCGTTTTAGCCGCGGCGTTCCCGGTAGAATAGACATGCCCGTTTTGAGCCAGCAAAGCCGCGTCGATCTCCACCGCGTTCGGAGCATAATCCGACACGATCACGTCGGCTTGGGCGATCAATCCAATTGCCGCCGAGCCGTCTTTGGCCGCATACGTCAGATTGCTCGTGATGTTGACGCTGCGCGCAGTCCCACCCAGCGTGGCTGCCACAATCGTGATGCGGCCCGGAAAACTCGTGCCGCTCACCCACACGTTATCATCCACGAACAACACGCCGTTGGCCGGCGCCGCGAGGTCGCTGAAGCAGTTCGACGTGGTGATACCCGTGGCGCGCGACCCGCTAAAGGTCTCGTTGGTGACTTTGCAGCGGTCGTATTTGCCGTTGCTTTTGAGCGTAATCGAATAACCCTTCGAACCACTGCCGGCCGTGTACGTGCCGCCGCTCTGAGCGCTCGCCTTCATGGTGGTGAGGTTGGCCGACACTTGGGCAAAGTTCACCACACTCACCGGGTCCGTGCAATTCGGCGGCGTAGCGTTAAAGGGCGCTACCTCCACCGGCTTCCATTGGCTGCTCGGGCCGCCGGAGCCCCACACCCCGCAGTGGAAGGTGGTCCCATTGCCGCCGAATTGCGAGGTCGGTTTGTAGGTTTTTTGGCCGGCCGAGACAGTCCCGTTATTGACCCCATCCATGTGCACGCCCACATTCGACATCACCGGCCCATTTGACGCTTCCGAGGAGCCAAACCACACCTCCGATTGCGACAGCAAGCCATAATTAGCAAACGACGGCTGCCCCAGCTGAGCCAAAATCGTGCGCGTCCCCGAAAAGTGCGGCACCTGCCCGATCGACTTCACGGTCGTAATCGTCGAACCCCCGCTCGGCGGCGTGATGTAGAGCGTGTAGCTGCCGAGCAGGTTGCCATCGGTGTCGTAGGAGTTGTGCACGTACGGCCCATACGGCGCCGTACTCGGCGTGGTGCCGCCATCCTTGTAATCCGTCGGGTTGTGCGCCAAATGCCACAAGTAGTAATTAACCCCCGCCTCCGCCACGTTCATTGCCTCGGCGCTACGGCCCTCGTACTGATTAAACCGCGCGTTGCTGATCAACAGTTGCGCGCCCACCATCCCCAAAAACGACAGCAAAAAGGCCATAATCAAAACCGTGAGCATGATGAACCCAGATTGAGTGGTGCGCTGATTCATAGATTCGTCTTAAAATTACGCAATGTTACACGCGTCGTTAGCGACACCGGTACACTCAGCTGCTTGGCTTTGGGGTTGGCCGCCACATAAATCCCGATCGCCCGCACCTGGCTCGTCGCAAAGCCCGGGGAAAGCACGTTGCCGGCATCATCGTAATACGTAAACATGGTATTGGACCCCATCGCCAAATCCACGCGCGTAATCGTCGGCTTCTCGGGATTGTTGTTGTAGGTGGCCGGGATCGCCGCGCTATCCGGGTCGGTGACGCCGATCACCAGGTTGTTGCCGCTGATGTAGTAGCGAATCTTCTTGATCACCGTGTCGGCCGGCGAGAAATAGCCGTAAACCGTAACCGTATTGGGCTGAGCACTGAGCACCCCGGTCGTCCCCCGGAGCACCTTGCCGATCCGCGCCGACAGCGTCGAGAGCTCGGTCGAGGTGTCCGATTGAGCCTGCAAAAACGCATACGACGTCAGCCCCTTGTAGCTAAACATCACGAGCGGCACCGCGATCATCGCCGTCAGCGTCATCACCACGAGCAATTCAATGAGGCTGTACCCCCCCTGATCGAGCCGTTTACGGAGTAACATTCAAGCCTCCTGTCTGTGTCGCCGTATTCCCGCTGTTCGTCACCGCAAGGTCCCATGCACCGGTTGCCGCTCCCGTGAGACTCACATTGCAAGTGATGATCGTGTTGCCCACGCTCGAAGCGCAGCCGGTAGCCGCAATGTCCGATTGACCGGCCTTCTTGAGCTTTACGCTCGTGCCGGTCGGAACGTTGGCCCCAGTAATTTTGAGCGAAAAGGTGCTCGTGCCGGTCTGTTGCGTCAGCGGCGTCGCTTGGCTGATGCGCGGATACGAGCTGGAGGTGCTCACCACCAGATTGGCCGTCGACGACGAATTCGCTCCCAGCGCCAGGGGCGCATAGGGCGACACCGTGACCACGTAATACCCCGTCGGAACCGCAAAATTATAACCCGTCAGATCAAATTCCATCCCGCTGAGCGTGATATCGCCGGTCGCGTTGGTGGCCGTAGCCTGCGAATATTTGTACACTGTGGGGCTCTGCTTAATCGGTTTGGTGCCCGAAGTCGTGACGCTCAGAGCATTCATCGGATTGCCGCTCGTATCCGTCACATGCACGTAAAAGGTCGAGAGCCGATCGATCGTCAGCGTAATCGGATTAATTTGTTGTGCCAAAACATTCATATTGAGCTTCACCGCCGTCTGCGCGCCCGGCGGCTCCGGAATCGTACCGTCCGTCGAGTAACCCGGCAGGCTGGCCGTAATTTGATAATTGTTGTTCGAGTCCGGCGGCAGTTTCGGAATCACCACTACGCCCAAATTATCGGTCGTGGTAGCAATATTCACATCCGGGTTGGGCACCGTATTCACGATCGTCACGTTCGCGTTCGGCACCGGCTGGCCGTTCGCATCGAGCACCGTGATGCTCAAAATACCCGTGTTCGACGACGTCTCGGCCGCTTTGCCCGCAATATCCGTCGACAGCGTCGAAACCACCTTGCCGCTCGACACCAGCTTCACCGTTATTTGCGCCTTTTTATAATCATACGGATACAAATCCTTGGGTTTGCCCGCCGCCGGCCCGCTCCCGCACGGGCACGAAATAAACCCGTCATACGGATCGTCCACAAAATTGAGGTCGGTGTGGACGCTGAATTTAAAATTGCCCCGCGTCACCGTTTCGTTGTCGAGGATATTGCCCGGCGGATAAATCGTCCCGCTCTGCGTCGCCAATGAATCGTACGGTAGGTCACGCAGCGTCTCCATTTTCTCATTGGCCAGCGCCACCCCGATAGCTCGCGACTTACCAAGCACAACCGTGTTGATATTCGAGATATACAGCTCGCCAATAGCCGCCACCATCAGCGCCATAATCACAGCCCCAAACACTACTTCGACCAGCGTAAACCCACCTTCGTTTGCGCGCTTCATGTCCCCATTATAACGCTTATGCTGAAGAAAGCACCGCGGCCTTCGCTCGGGCAATACCAAAACCGACCCCGTAGGGTCGGTCTCAGAAATTTGCGGCAGGGGACTAGTTGCCGTTGACGACTTCGAACTTCTTCGCACTCGCCGATCCGCAACTGCTATCGGTCGATACGCTGGCACCACTGTCCTGGTCATTCTCCAAGCAAGCCTTAAGCGTGTAGGTCGAGTCCGAGTTGGCCGGGGTGTAGGTGTAGACATACACACCAGTATTCTTCGGGTCGGTGGGCAACGTCTTAACGATGGGTGCGGTACCACTGCTCAATTCCGAAAGAACAGTGCCCGAGCCTACGGCTCCACTACTAGCGGGGTACACATTATTATTAACAAAATATTCTTCCAGACCTTTGCGCAAAGTCGTAATGTCGGTCTTGCGCTTCGTGTCGCGGGCCTTCTTGGGCGCGGACGTAATATTCGGGATGATCAACAACGCCAAGATGCCAATGATCACAATCACGATCAAAAGCTCGAGGAGGGTAAATCCGCCCTGTTTCTTTAATGATGCAATGGACACGAGTGCTCACCTCCTTAAAATTTGTGGACGAATAAAGTCTAGCTCTATTTAGCCCAAATCATAAAGCGCTTAAGGTTTAATGTCAATGACACCCGCAAGGCCAAAGTCCCGCCCCGGCAAGTGCGCCGGAGCGGGACAGGCCTCCTAGGAGGCGAAGACGGACACGTACTGCCGGAAGGCAGCCCGCGAAGCGGTTGCGGTCGAGAGTGGGACCGGGTAGATGCGCCAGTCGTTCGGGTTGTCGGCGGTGGCCGGATGGTCGAAGTAGTTCACGAGGATCACGTTGTACGCCGGGGCCACGGTGCGCATCCACTCGCCCAGCTGCTGGTCCCACTGGGCCTTGCTGTGGCCGTTCTGGGCCGCACCCGAGGCCGGCTCGCTGCTGCCGGTCTCCCCGACGATGTACGGCTTGTCGAGCGGAGCTAGCGCCCGAATCGCCGTGATCGTGGCCTGCCGCACGTTGGTGGGCGTGCGCCAGGAGTACGGGTCGCTCGCGCCGTCCGACGTCGACCGGTTGTAGCCGTCGTCGCCGACGTACTCCGTATTGTCGTTGCCGGGATAGAAGTTGGCGAACGAGGTTTTGCCGTCCCGAAGAATATTCGGGCACCAGTAGAAGGACAGCCCCGGGAACGCCGTGCGCATGGTGTTGCGAATGCGCTGCCACGCCGGCCCGAATTGCGCGGGCGTGTTGTGGTTCGGATTATCGCCCCCGAATGTCCAGGGGTAGAAGGTCCCGTTGGCCTCGTGCAGCGGCCGCACGATGATCTCGTGGCCGGGGTGGGCTGCTACCCATGTCTTCATCTGG
This portion of the Candidatus Saccharimonadia bacterium genome encodes:
- the pilM gene encoding type IV pilus assembly protein PilM; its protein translation is MMRVPLVYRERPIFGFDLGTRTAKMIQLRPSGKTMEVMGYGYAQFPDDAIVEGIVVDPQEIVKAIKPLLKKTTYGQITATRVAASLPVAKVFTRVLELPPMNPADLGQAVRLEAEQYIPVPLPDLYIDYETIEAGAERNEVLMVAAPRAIVDSYIKLFDLLGLEVALVDSSMAATTRAIVASTQLGKPTLVADIGSTSIDLTVHDKVIRLTDTVPLGGDSLTQQLVKDLGVGREQANEIKYKFGLGPSGLQPKVMASLGVPLKKMCDEMRRVMKFYQDRGAQKRKIEAIIVGGGSASMPGFLEYMAAEINVPVVLADPWMGLDMKHVEPVSKYDAPMYTSAIGLARLEGKL
- a CDS encoding NUDIX domain-containing protein, with amino-acid sequence MPVPILKVAAKAVILDPAGQVLILREGPAGDGNTNVGRYQLPGGKLEPGEAFADGLAREIKEETGLTVEVIRPLHVGEWRPHVHGQTLQIVGIFMLCRTEVTDITLSDEHDDHQWIDPAQRHHYDLMPPEDAVIDQLISE
- the pilO gene encoding type 4a pilus biogenesis protein PilO produces the protein MKPKQFFLVLLGVFGGTVLLAGVGYYFALQQVTASSQQLSVGLAAQADADRQIETLSRLKRQYDRDIVPILSLLDEALPRDKKQTEILAQLQNIAAQQGLAIASVNMPSPVGLPTGTSQTVKSGTVLALPISFQLSGSYDQLQNFTAKVEKLNRFTNITNLAISRPDKSKPIVYAIALNAYIKP
- a CDS encoding PilN domain-containing protein encodes the protein MINLLPPDQKEQIRYAKLNRIAIVYVRTSVAVAVVLGVIFAGSLYLLHQQTTAVANDVAEKQATIAALNKTFTPKAKDASDRLAAIKYVQVSQTRFSSVVADIAKVVPQGVSIDSMTLTGDDKTAVRITVTAASYAGALAFRNALITSPRIANADLETISSNTSGSYQTSVVVAFKPGQAK
- the ruvA gene encoding Holliday junction branch migration protein RuvA, with product MIATLRGVVTEKLETSLVLEAGGVGYELFVTVDEWGSAELGAVATYYISEQIREDAHNLYAFSARASKQLFAQLIAVNGVGPKVALQILSAAGESRLRQAINSNDPALLKGITGVGPKTAHRVIMELRGKVEEGSAGLAPVADPTYQGLVALGYTPAQATAAVAQIPADISGDQSRLKAALKQVK
- the ruvB gene encoding Holliday junction branch migration DNA helicase RuvB; the protein is MIERIVNPEVPESPAAEAEERTLETLRPKSFAAYVGQNLLKQNLKLAIDAAKHRGEPVDHILLYGPPGLGKTTMAGVIATELGANLRVTSGPAIERAGDLASLLTNLADGDVLFIDEIHRLPKTVEEVMYPAMEDFGLDVMLGKGPSAKSIRLDLPRFTIIGATTRAGALSAPLRDRFGHVHRLEYYSPPEMIEVIERAAGILGVKLARDASEEISTRARLTPRIANRLLKRVRDYAQVNQVDTITRKEARAALHLLEIDDLGLDNADRQLLQAIITHYAGGPVGLTTLAAICSEEATTIEDVYEPYLMQIGMLERTSRGRRVTPKAYTHLGLTPPAAP
- a CDS encoding VOC family protein, with product MKIDHINIVVRDLDTAADFFADIGFEVIKRDQLEGQWIDQIVDLRGVKAEFIAMAIPGAETKLELIRYDAPAGTGDPLIGQANQIGLRHLAFEVKGIEGIVAKLKSKNVTFLSDIQVYNVTKKLCYFYGPEGILLELAEYSK
- a CDS encoding prepilin-type N-terminal cleavage/methylation domain-containing protein, which produces MLLRKRLDQGGYSLIELLVVMTLTAMIAVPLVMFSYKGLTSYAFLQAQSDTSTELSTLSARIGKVLRGTTGVLSAQPNTVTVYGYFSPADTVIKKIRYYISGNNLVIGVTDPDSAAIPATYNNNPEKPTITRVDLAMGSNTMFTYYDDAGNVLSPGFATSQVRAIGIYVAANPKAKQLSVPVSLTTRVTLRNFKTNL